In Stigmatopora argus isolate UIUO_Sarg chromosome 10, RoL_Sarg_1.0, whole genome shotgun sequence, the following proteins share a genomic window:
- the LOC144083770 gene encoding bridge-like lipid transfer protein family member 2 isoform X1 — protein sequence MSVWLISFLTILLLAIVLSCIIFRWLVNTLAARLAQTVLNADLKIKSVGLFSIRGVTIQFHPLHSVEIDRIWISSKLLNKDLPRYLALCVGETRVRFDLQAPLGPLTKRTSHGKKTGKISIGTTTLCFLSQLLSFHISSVNVMVLNMALSESLWHMTITCITLLLDHHSKRLAWDFSVGQLSSKVLKSSQLDICLAEVAFSLLLSGDVGLPEMKPGSLSLRVRTLLAELHEGLFLSPILVTSRTSQDLSDEQMQDCLGPEFIQTEAVEQLHRLIPCKANVEFENTNVTLSMHSQKRHLNWTLKSLKICYARDSEQLPLKSFTPELSFPQSSLVLFLEDGLLLSQSRQRIVCVNTLKTSLQITSMDISGSVAVNTCIVHYRHQEFSHWFNLLPWGQLVHRKASRRKSPFDLLPTLLFLRRLPHLDAPVMMTCSVSNLNVSVQLGDTTPFTLGFLSASAELQHLLDLKMTQDSPESRNVHQRTSLNLDSFWWRVGQGSHIQQAPHPPGKHVWGEALVLDSVSLQGSCNRASNESNGSPPSLSVESSLKGLQVELSETCALCLSRLLSVIQNLGQMKLSDDPTFSSHMVQPSSSVPLLYKLDIHLEDVNVFTVSNVAGALSLRMDTLGFICSGESSQVSLNGVGLSTIKTLTENTETCCPSSQIAHPLVRVTTMVLCYYSSTNTLQVQCEKDLTVVWTPPDYMFSYQHVTEALDCWYLLCGKGKEERLIGLDGDKKCLSLLLELGSTSITLHVGEHNYIVLHAEALSLSKHSGSVHARSPALAFNFDGHDIVSFKGLNVETHSELPEMQLHRNCFPSLTMTHNRVWLFTSPLLFVEFPYLYNFSETFDRAISVQKWLKTLHFPPGPLSSGQQRPPPDLVFRISQFSFIFLDDVFEIKLRDNYELMKDESKESAKRLQLLDKKVADLRKQHGELLPARKIEELYSSLEKKHIEIYIQRSRRLYANTPMRKSLLTWTVSELELVILADQSLHGPERVREQLRDIDRISPFPREGLPLVVQWCRAVNFKLASFLVRIRDYPRYLFEIRDWSLSGRLIGTEQDGQARAHRKETVPLGPPWGDLTVHRNIPPLKFYYDFKSNIGLYTIVWGPCWDPAWTQIGQSVDLLTKQTFDPSPLLTWWDKSRLLLHGRWVMDIDQANLHQLATEDPYNTTENLHWEWSKLNFDWNPGQFVFKGDLNVNVRTASKYDDICFLHLPNLCMTLDMQWLCHGNPHDHHAVTLCSADNIADVTSGQLHDSYRAFRSENLNLSITMDLNQHCGPESSQPRILLYSSTLRWMQNFWATWTNVSRPICRGKLFHSLRPVRKKLGQHYKQMSYTAAFPQLQVHYWASFAQQRGIQVECNKGHVFTRGAQRLIPQAGTVMRRLISEWNVTQMVSELSQVTVHLMASTWDETADHQINAQVNKTHLLSLSLLSYQRQSNHVEEDINPKDETNATYTHKLCLVDLRASWTTTNRNIAFGLYDGYKKASVLKRNLSTEALKGLRIDTQLQAKKLKRSPSTYSTSTVTATPVMPTLSRTEKTSHEGTSMLQKLIEETDKFVVFSEEDSGVSDQLCGIAACQTDDIYNRNWFIELVNCQMMLRGTETAGCVLVSAAKAQLQQCEHHPAWYNDTLKQKTTWTCLLDGMQYFATMETNPSEQENQQLWLEVKNIEEHRQRNLDSVLELMESGQAVGGMVSTTTDWNQPAQVNEAQQVQRIISRCSCRMHYISYSHDINPELATQIKPPELRNHHEKEDLLKKQAGAVDTFTLIHHDLEISTNPVQYAMILDIVNNLLLHVEPRRKEHSEKKQRVRFQLEISSNPEEQRSSILHLQEAVRQHLAQIRRLEKQIYSNIRTQPEDLSIDELNEINTQLQNQLNQEKNDMQMKSEELNILIRCFKDFQLQRANKLELRKPPEDVSVARRTEIYFAQARWCLTEEDGQLGIAELELQRFMYSKLNKSDDTAEHLLELGWFTMNNLLPNAAYKVVLRPQSACQSGRQFALRIFSKVRPPVGGISVKEHFEVNVVPLTIQLMYQFFKRMMGFFFPGRNVEEDEVTDEEDKFRLVTTGIPVKTRQSSEDTMGPMGPSKSVTQGMNRGAGVRRSFRKPLEHPVDDIDKMKERAAMNNSFIYIKIPQVPLCVSYKGEKSSVDWKDLNLVLPCLEYHNNTWTWLDFAMAVKRDSRKALVAQMIKEKLRLKPAAAGSDPRGKTLDGKADSGVQQQQEEDEKARLLIGLSAAEKSSGKKSIFSRRK from the exons ATGTCTGTGTGGCTCATTTCCTTCCTCACAATCCTGCTTCTTGCCATTGTGTTGTCATGCATCATATTCCG ATGGCTGGTCAACACCCTGGCAGCGCGACTCGCCCAGACAGTGCTGAATGCAGACTTGAAGATCAAATCAGTGGGACTGTTCTCCATCCGAGGAGTCACGATCCAGTTTCACCCGCTGCACAGTGTG GAAATTGACCGGATATGGATTTCAAGCAAACTTCTGAACAAAGATTTACC GAGATACCTCGCCTTGTGTGTGGGGGAAACAAGAGTTCGTTTCGACTTGCAAGCGCCTCTCGGACCCTTGACTAAAAGGACGAGCCATGGGAAGAAAACGGGGAAGATTTCCATCGGCACCACAACACTTTGCTTTCTATCCCAA TTGCTGTCATTCCACATTAGCTCAGTCAACGTGATGGTCCTGAACATGGCGCTGTCCGAATCGCTATGGCACATGACCATAACGTGCATCACCTTGCTGCTGGACCACCACAGTAAAAG GCtagcgtgggatttctccgtgGGACAACTAAGCAGCAAAGTTCTAAAAAGCAGCCAGCTG GATATTTGTCTGGCCGAGGTGGCGTTCAGTCTGCTGCTTTCGGGCGACGTGGGGCTCCCCGAGATGAAGCCAGGCTCGCTGTCCCTGCGTGTCAGGACGCTGTTGGCTGAGCTGCACGAGGGCCTCTTCCTCTCCCCCATCCTCGTGACATCAAGGACAAGTCAAGATCTGTCTGATGAGCAAATGCAGG atTGCCTGGGCCCTGAATTCATTCAAACAGAAGCTGTGGAACAGCTCCACCGGCTAATCCCGTGCAAGGCCAATGTGGAGTTTGAAAACACAAATGTCACCTTGTCCATGCACAGCCAGAAAAG ACACCTGAATTGGACGCTAAAGTCTTTAAAAATTTGCTACGCACGAGACAGCGAACAGCTTCCCTTGAAAAGTTTCACCCCCGAGCTGAGCTTTCCCCAGAGTAGCCTGGTGCTCTTTCTGGAGG ATGGACTTCTGCTGTCGCAAAGCCGACAAAGAATTGTCTGTGTAAACACGCTCAAGACATCTTTGCAG ATCACATCCATGGACATTTCCGGCTCCGTGGCCGTCAATACTTGCATCGTCCACTATCGTCACCAGGAGTTCTCCCACTGGTTCAATTTGCTGCCGTGGGGACAGCTGGTGCACAGGAAGGCATCACGTAGAAAAAG TCCATTCGATCTTTTGcccaccctcctcttcctcagacGCTTACCCCACCTGGATGCCCCCGTGATGATGACGTGCTCCGTGTCCAACCTCAATGTGTCGGTGCAACTTGGAGACACCACGCCTTTCACACTCGGCTTTCTCTCCGCCAGCGCAG AATTGCAGCATCTTTTGGACTTAAAGATGACTCAAGACAGCCCAGAGTCTCGAAACGTGCACCAGCGGACCTCGTTAAACCTCGACAGTTTCTGGTGGCGAGTGGGTCAGGGCTCTCATATCCAGCAAGCCCCGCACCCTCCTGGCAAACATGTATGGGGCGAAGCGCTCGTTCTCGACTCTGTTAGTCTTCAG GGGAGCTGTAATCGAGCCAGCAACGAGTCGAATGGCAGCCCTCCGTCTCTGAGTGTAGAATCCAGTCTGAAGGGACTCCAAGTGGAGCTGTCGGAGACCTGTGCACTTTGTCTGTCTCGTCTGCTGTCTGTCATTCAAAATCTGGGTCAAATGAAGCTGTCGGATGATCCCACATTTTCTTCCCACATGGTGCAACCGTCCTCATCCGTGCCTCTGCTTTACAAACTGGACATCCATTTGGAGGATGTTAATGTTTTTACAGTCTCTAACGTAGCAG GAGCTCTGTCTTTGCGGATGGACACCCTCGGATTCATTTGCTCTGGCGAGAGCTCCCAGGTGTCGCTGAATGGCGTCGGCTTATCAACCATCAAGACGTTGACAGAGAACACAGAGACATGCTGCCCTTCCTCTCAGATTGCCCACCCCTTGGTCAGGGTGACCACGATGGTGCTTTGTTACTACAGTAGCACCAACACGCTGCAG GTTCAGTGTGAAAAGGATCTGACTGTGGTATGGACACCCCCAGACTATATGTTTTCATATCAGCACGTGACGGAAGCGTTGGATTGCTGGTATCTGCTCTGCGGCAAAGGAAAAGAAGAGCGCCTGATCGGGCTGGATGGCGATAAAAAATGTCTGAGCCTACTGCTGGAACTGGGAAGCACCAGCATAACGCTTCACGTAGGGGAGCACAACTACATCGTCCTCCACGCCGAAGCGCTTTCCCTCTCCAAGCACTCCGGCTCTGTACATGCGCGCTCGCCCGCCCTGGCGTTCAACTTTGATGGCCACGATATTGTCTCCTTCAAGGGCTTGAACGTGGAGACACATAGCGAGCTGCCGGAGATGCAGTTGCATAGGAACTGTTTCCCCTCGCTGACCATGACTCACAACCGTGTTTGGCTTTTCACCAGCCCGCTTCTCTTTGTGGAGTTCCCGTACTTGTACAACTTCTCTGAAACCTTTGACAGGGCTATTAGCGTGCAGAAGTGGTTGAAGACCCTGCACTTCCCGCCAGGCCCCCTTTCATCCGGCCAACAACGCCCCCCGCCCGACCTCGTCTTCAGAATTAGCCAGTTCTCCTTCATCTTTCTGGACGACGTGTTCGAGATCAAGCTGCGAGACAACTACGAGTTGATGAAGGATGAGAGCAAGGAGAGCGCCAAGCGATTGCAGCTCCTGGACAAGAAGGTGGCCGACCTACGTAAGCAGCACGGTGAGCTTCTGCCCGCCAGAAAGATCGAGGAGCTGTACAGCTCACTGGAGAAGAAGCATATCGAGATCTACATCCAACGCTCGCGACGTCTCTATGCCAACACCCCCATGAGGAAGTCACTGCTAACGTGGACTGTGTCAGAACTTGAGCTGGTCATCCTGGCCGATCAGTCGCTTCACGGTCCCGAGAGGGTGAGAGAGCAGCTGCGGGATATTGACAGGATAAGCCCCTTCCCCCGAGAGGGGCTCCCCTTGGTTGTCCAGTGGTGCCGTGCAGTCAACTTCAAACTGGCTTCATTTTTGG tgaGAATTCGCGACTACCCGCGTTATCTATTTGAGATCCGTGATTGGTCGCTGTCGGGTCGCCTGATTGGGACGGAGCAAGATGGCCAAGCAAGGGCGCACCGAAAAGAAACGGTTCCACTTGGTCCACCGTGGGGGGACCTGACTGTACACAGGAATATTCCGCCCCTCAAGTTCTACTACGACTTCAAAT CCAACATTGGCCTTTATACCATCGTTTGGGGGCCGTGTTGGGACCCGGCGTGGACTCAGATTGGCCAGTCGGTTGACCTGCTCACTAAACAGACGTTCGACCCCTCACCTTTGCTCACCTGGTGGGACAAAAGTCGCCTGTTGCTTCATGGACGTTGGGTCATGGACATCGACCAAGCCAATCTGCATCAACTCGCCACGGAG GACCCTTACAACACCACAGAGAACTTGCACTGGGAATGGAGCAAGCTCAACTTTGACTGGAACCCAGGccagtttgtttttaaaggagATTTGAATGTCAACGTCAGGACGGCATCGAA GTATGACGACATCTGCTTTCTACACCTGCCCAATTTGTGCATGACCCTCGACATGCAGTGGCTCTGCCACGGCAACCCTCACGATCACCACGCCGTCACACTTTGCTCTGCCGACAACATTGCAGACGTGACCTCGGGACAGCTGCACGATTCCTACAGAGCGTTTCGCTCTGAGAACCTCAACCTTTCCATAACCATGGACCTGAACCAACACTGTGGTCCCG AATCGTCCCAGCCAAGAATCTTGCTGTACAGCAGCACTCTACGCTGGATGCAGAATTTTTGGGCCACTTGGACCAATGTGTCGCGCCCCATATGTCGAGGAAAGCTTTTTCACAGCCTCAGGCCGGTCCGTAAAAAACTGGGTCAGCATTACAAGCAGATGTCCTACACGGCTGCCTTTCCACAACTCCAA GTTCATTATTGGGCATCCTTTGCACAGCAGAGAGGTATCCAAGTGGAGTGTAACAAAGGTCACGTCTTCACTCGAGGAGCTCAGAGACTAATCCCACAgg CTGGCACCGTGATGAGGAGGCTGATCTCCGAATGGAACGTGACTCAGATGGTGAGTGAGCTGTCGCAGGTTACGGTTCACCTCATGGCCTCCACGTGGGATGAGACGGCCGACCACCAGATCAACGCTCAGGTGAACAAGACCCACCTGCTCAGCTTGTCCTTACTGAGCTACCAGCGCCAGAGCAACCACGTGGAAGAG GACATAAACCCTAAGGATGAGACCAACGCCACGTACACTCACAAGCTGTGCCTGGTGGACCTGCGTGCCTCCTGGACCACCACAAACAGGAACATTGCATTCGGACTCTACGACGGTTACAAAAAGGCCTCCGTTCTGAAGCGAAACCTCTCCACCGAAGCGCTGAAGGGTCTCCGCATCGACACACAACTGCAAGCTAAGAAGCTCAAACGCTCGCCTTCAACGTACTCCACCAGCACTGTCACTGCCACTCCGGTCATGCCCACCCTCAGTCGAACAGAGAAAACTTCCCACGAAG GAACATCAATGCTCCAGAAGTTGATCGAGGAAACGGACAAGTTTGTGGTGTTTTCCGAAGAGGACTCGGGGGTCAGTGACCAGCTGTGTGGCATCGCAGCGTGCCAGACTGATGACATCTACAACCGCAATTGGTTTATTGAATTGGTCAACTGTCAG ATGATGCTGCGTGGCACCGAAACGGCCGGCTGCGTCCTGGTGTCTGCGGCCAAGGCCCAGCTGCAGCAATGTGAGCACCACCCAGCCTGGTACAATGACACCCTGAAGCAAAAAACCACCTGGACCTGCCTGCTGGATGGCATGCAGTATTTTGCTACGATGGAGACCAATCCATCAGAGCAGGAGAACCAGCAGCTTTGGTTGGAG GTGAAAAACATTGAGGAGCATCGACAGCGGAATCTTGACTCTGTGCTGGAGCTAATGGAGAGTGGCCAGGCTGTGGGTGGAATGGTTAGCACCACTACAG ACTGGAATCAGCCAGCGCAGGTAAATGAGGCCCAGCAGGTTCAGCGCATCATCTCCCGCTGCAGCTGCCGAATGCACTACATCAGCTACAGTCATGACATCAACCCAGAGCTCGCCACGCAAATCAAACCCCCGGAACTTAGGAACCACCACGAAAAGGAAGACCTGCTGAAGAAACAGGCTG GTGCCGTAGACACGTTTACACTCATTCACCACGACTTGGAGATATCGACCAACCCTGTTCAGTACGCCATGATTCTGGATATCGTAAACAACCTTTTGCTTCACGTCGAGCCCAGGCGCAAG GAGCACAGTGAGAAGAAGCAGCGTGTTCGCTTCCAGCTGGAGATCTCCAGTAACCCCGAGGAGCAGCGCAGCAGCATTCTGCATCTCCAGGAAGCAGTCAGGCAACACCTGGCCCAAATAAGACGCCTTGAAAAGCAGATATACTCCAACATCCGG ACACAACCGGAAGATCTCAGCATTGACGAGCTGAATGAAATCAACACGCAACTTCAGAATCAGCTCAACCAAGAGAAGAACGACATGCAGATGAAAAGCGAGGAACTCAACATCCTCATCAG GTGCTTTAAGGACTTCCAGCTGCAGCGAGCCAACAAGCTGGAGCTGCGCAAGCCACCAGAGGACGTGAGTGTGGCAAGGAGGACCGAGATCTACTTTGCTCAGGCGCGTTGGTGTCTCACTGAGGAGGATGGACAGCTAGGAATTGCTGAGCTGGAGCTGCAGAGGTTCATGTACAGCAAG CTCAACAAGTCTGATGATACTGCAGAGCATCTGCTGGAGTTGGGATGGTTCACCATGAACAACCTCTTGCCCAATGCAGCATACAAG GTGGTGCTCCGTCCTCAGAGCGCCTGTCAATCAGGTCGACAGTTCGCTCTGCGCATCTTCAGCAAAGTGCGCCCCCCTGTGGGTGGGATCTCTGTCAAGGAGCACTTTGAG GTGAACGTGGTGCCTCTCACCATCCAGCTCATGTACCAGTTCTTCAAGAGGATGATGGGATTCTTCTTTCCCGGGAGGAACGTGGAGGAGGATGAAGTCACCGATGAGGAGGACAAGTTCAGACTGGTCACCacgg GTATCCCCGTGAAGACTCGCCAGTCGTCAGAGGACACCATGGGCCCGATGGGTCCCAGTAAAAGCGTTACTCAGGGGATGAACCGCGGCGCTGGCGTCAGGAGATCCTTTAGAAAACCTCTTGAG CATCCCGTTGATGACATCGACAAAATGAAAGAGCGAGCAGCCATGAACAACTCCTTCATTTACATTAAGATTCCTCAGGTGCCGCTGTGCGTCAGCTATAAG GGAGAGAAGAGCAGCGTGGACTGGAAGGACCTTAATCTGGTGCTACCTTGTTTGGAATACCACAACAACACCTGGACCTGGTTGGATTTCGCCATGGCCGTCAAGAGAGACAGCCGCAAGGCCCTCGTGGCCCAG ATGATCAAGGAGAAGCTGCGCTTGAAGCCGGCCGCCGCCGGCTCCGACCCGCGCGGGAAAACGTTGGACGGGAAGGCGGACTCGGGCGTTCAGCAGCAGCAAGAGGAGGACGAAAAGGCTCGGCTGCTCATCGGCCTCAGCGCCGCAGAGAAAAGCTCGGGCAAGAAGAGCATCTTTAGTCGACGCAAGTGA